One window from the genome of Micrococcales bacterium encodes:
- a CDS encoding serine hydroxymethyltransferase translates to MASQPIDYSALDLAQVDPEIAAVLEDELTRQRDTLEMIASENFVPRAVLQAQGSVLTNKYAEGYPGRRYYGGCEVVDRAETLAIERAKELFGAAFVNVQPHAGAQANAAALVAMMQPGDNLLGMELAHGGHLTHGMKINFSGKLYNVASYGVHPDRYVVDPDLVRQAALEHRPKVIIAGWSAYPRQLDFQAFRQIADEVEAYLLVDMAHFAGLVAAGLHPNPVPIADVTTSTVHKTIGGPRSGVILAGQADPWAKRLDRAVFPGQQGGPLMHVIAAKAVAFKIAQTADFRERQRRTLEGAKILAERLAQPDAAQAGVSVLTGGTDVHLVLVDLRNSEMDGQQAEDLLHEAGITVNRNAVPFDPRPPRVTSGLRIGTPALATRGFGAEQFEEVADIIAVALRDGKAADVAALAKRSARLAQDFPLYTGLAQ, encoded by the coding sequence GTGGCCAGCCAGCCTATCGACTATTCAGCTCTGGACCTGGCTCAGGTGGATCCGGAGATTGCCGCCGTTCTTGAGGACGAGTTGACCAGGCAACGAGACACCCTGGAGATGATCGCCTCGGAGAACTTTGTGCCCCGGGCGGTGCTTCAAGCCCAGGGTTCAGTGCTAACCAACAAGTACGCCGAGGGCTACCCGGGCCGCCGCTATTACGGTGGCTGCGAGGTGGTTGACCGGGCCGAAACTTTGGCCATCGAGCGCGCAAAGGAGTTGTTTGGCGCCGCCTTTGTTAACGTCCAACCACATGCCGGCGCCCAAGCTAACGCTGCCGCCCTAGTAGCCATGATGCAACCTGGCGACAATTTGCTGGGGATGGAACTTGCCCACGGTGGCCACCTCACCCACGGCATGAAGATCAACTTTTCCGGCAAGTTGTACAACGTCGCCAGCTACGGTGTACATCCCGACCGTTATGTGGTTGATCCTGACCTAGTGCGCCAAGCGGCCTTGGAACACCGGCCCAAGGTGATAATCGCCGGATGGTCGGCCTACCCGCGCCAGCTCGATTTCCAGGCTTTTCGCCAAATCGCCGATGAAGTGGAAGCGTACCTTCTGGTCGATATGGCTCACTTCGCCGGGTTGGTGGCCGCCGGCCTGCACCCTAACCCGGTCCCGATTGCCGATGTGACCACCTCAACGGTGCACAAGACGATTGGCGGGCCGCGGTCCGGCGTGATCCTCGCCGGCCAAGCCGACCCCTGGGCCAAGCGTCTCGACAGAGCCGTCTTCCCCGGCCAGCAGGGTGGGCCGCTAATGCATGTGATCGCAGCCAAGGCCGTTGCCTTCAAAATCGCCCAGACCGCGGATTTCCGTGAGCGCCAGCGCCGCACTTTGGAGGGCGCCAAGATCCTGGCAGAACGACTGGCTCAGCCGGACGCAGCCCAGGCTGGCGTTTCGGTCCTGACCGGCGGCACAGATGTACATCTGGTCCTGGTCGATTTGCGCAATTCCGAGATGGACGGCCAGCAGGCCGAGGATCTGCTGCACGAGGCTGGCATCACAGTCAACCGCAACGCCGTGCCATTCGACCCGCGGCCGCCGCGGGTCACCTCCGGTTTACGTATTGGCACACCGGCCCTGGCCACGCGCGGCTTTGGCGCCGAGCAGTTCGAGGAGGTGGCGGACATAATTGCCGTGGCCTTACGTGATGGCAAGGCGGCCGATGTCGCGGCCCTGGCCAAGCGGTCGGCTCGCCTAGCGCAGGACTTCCCTCTGTACACGGGGCTAGCCCAATGA
- a CDS encoding bifunctional methylenetetrahydrofolate dehydrogenase/methenyltetrahydrofolate cyclohydrolase, translating to MSARILDGKATAAAIKVDLARRVESLKAIGITPGLGTVLVGDDPGSTIYVAGKHRDCAEVGIKSLRLDLPAEASQAEVMAGIGRMNDDPSCTGYIVQLPLPKQIDADAAIKAIDPAKDADGLHPANLGALVANLDQPMSTPLPCTPRGIVELVQRHDIDLAGAHVVVLGRGLTVGRSIGLLLTRRQINATVTLTHTATRDLPALLRQADVIVAAAGVPGLVRAEDVKPGAVVLDVGVSRRKDPKTGKSRIAGDVAAEAAEVAGWISPNPGGVGPMTRAMLLANVVEAAERASG from the coding sequence ATGAGCGCCCGGATACTGGACGGCAAAGCCACTGCCGCCGCCATCAAAGTTGACCTGGCCAGGCGGGTCGAATCCCTCAAGGCAATAGGCATCACCCCCGGTCTGGGCACAGTGCTGGTGGGCGACGACCCTGGTTCGACCATCTATGTGGCCGGCAAACACCGTGACTGCGCCGAGGTCGGCATCAAGTCGCTGCGCTTGGACCTGCCGGCGGAGGCTTCGCAGGCCGAGGTGATGGCCGGCATCGGGCGAATGAATGATGACCCGAGCTGCACCGGCTACATTGTCCAGCTGCCGTTGCCGAAGCAGATCGATGCCGACGCAGCGATTAAGGCCATCGACCCCGCCAAGGACGCCGACGGTCTACACCCGGCCAATCTGGGCGCGCTGGTTGCCAACCTGGACCAGCCAATGTCTACGCCGCTGCCGTGTACGCCGCGCGGCATCGTTGAGCTGGTTCAACGCCACGACATTGATCTGGCCGGAGCCCATGTGGTGGTGCTGGGCCGGGGCCTGACGGTGGGCCGGTCGATTGGCCTGCTGTTGACCCGGCGCCAAATCAACGCCACCGTCACGCTGACACACACCGCCACGCGCGACCTGCCAGCGTTGCTGCGGCAAGCCGATGTCATTGTGGCGGCGGCCGGAGTTCCTGGACTGGTCCGAGCGGAGGACGTCAAGCCCGGCGCGGTAGTGCTGGATGTCGGGGTATCGAGGCGAAAAGATCCCAAGACCGGTAAGTCAAGGATTGCCGGTGACGTGGCTGCTGAGGCGGCCGAGGTGGCCGGCTGGATCAGCCCAAACCCGGGCGGCGTTGGCCCAATGACTCGGGCGATGCTGTTGGCCAATGTGGTCGAGGCGGCCGAGAGGGCGTCCGGCTAG
- a CDS encoding ATP-binding cassette domain-containing protein, whose amino-acid sequence MLRLEGINKSFGARQVLKGVTFEVDDGRITGFVGGNGAGKTTTMRIVLGLLKANSGSVTWDGAPITNDMARRAGYMPEERGLYPRMTVLDQLVYLARLHGLTQDKARSNAWDLLERLELKARAKDKVETLSLGNQQRAQVAAALVHSPDLLILDEPFSGLDPLAVDAVTVVLREFAARGVPILFSSHQLDLVERVTDDLVIIAGGEIKATGSREKLQQAHTGERHFLQAQGDLSWVERQAGIGQAMSEKGKVTFDASDADAQQVLRQALDRGPVDGFGRRRPTLAEVFREVIRDEEPGEEAHAGQGVAA is encoded by the coding sequence ATGCTGCGGCTTGAGGGCATCAACAAATCATTCGGCGCTCGTCAGGTCCTCAAAGGTGTCACTTTTGAGGTTGACGACGGGCGCATTACCGGTTTTGTGGGTGGCAACGGCGCCGGCAAGACCACCACTATGCGCATCGTCTTGGGCCTGCTCAAGGCTAATTCGGGCTCGGTTACCTGGGACGGTGCTCCCATCACAAACGATATGGCGCGCCGGGCTGGTTACATGCCGGAGGAGCGTGGGCTTTACCCCAGAATGACGGTGTTGGACCAGCTGGTCTACCTCGCCCGTCTGCATGGCTTGACCCAGGACAAGGCTCGCAGTAACGCCTGGGATCTGCTTGAACGTCTTGAATTGAAGGCGCGGGCCAAGGACAAGGTCGAAACGCTTTCGCTGGGTAACCAGCAGCGGGCCCAGGTCGCGGCAGCCCTGGTGCATAGCCCAGATCTGCTGATCTTGGACGAGCCGTTCAGCGGATTGGACCCGTTGGCGGTAGACGCGGTAACGGTGGTGCTGCGCGAATTTGCAGCCCGCGGCGTGCCCATTTTGTTTAGCTCTCACCAGCTTGACCTGGTCGAACGGGTGACCGACGACTTGGTTATCATCGCCGGTGGCGAGATCAAGGCAACCGGTTCGCGCGAAAAACTGCAGCAGGCTCACACTGGTGAACGCCACTTCCTCCAGGCCCAGGGCGACTTGTCTTGGGTTGAGCGGCAGGCCGGCATTGGTCAGGCGATGTCTGAAAAAGGCAAGGTCACATTCGACGCCTCCGATGCCGACGCCCAGCAAGTCTTGCGCCAAGCCTTGGACCGTGGCCCAGTTGACGGGTTTGGCCGGCGCCGTCCTACTTTGGCGGAGGTCTTCCGTGAGGTGATTCGTGACGAAGAGCCAGGCGAAGAGGCCCACGCCGGGCAGGGGGTGGCGGCATGA
- a CDS encoding ABC transporter permease translates to MSPSWWLVAKREISSQLAGKAFKISTVLLVIAVFGGTLAAGLVANSADDGDASVGGDQASGTRAKVAVVGQLPAAALAVLEPVEVANAEAAAKKVEDGEVEAGVVMGDDLPVVLAKTEVPDKVMAALTVVPAVKILEPARVSPTVALIATMVSVILFYFVVMIFGQVTAQNTVVEKQTRVVEILLTSVPAKTLLAGKVVGNAIMAMCQIVLMLAAGVLGLVVTGKTSVLPTVSSSLIWFVVLFVLGFLLFSSLLAGCAALVSRVEDVAAATMPVIMLMIIPYILAMVRPNDESFQTVLSMVPFSAPMTMPARVLTTDVPPWQLATSLALLALTAWGAVWLGGKLYETSLLRMGTRVKFSQAFRTND, encoded by the coding sequence ATGAGCCCGAGCTGGTGGCTGGTGGCCAAACGCGAAATCTCATCGCAGCTGGCTGGCAAGGCCTTCAAGATATCGACAGTGCTTTTGGTGATAGCTGTCTTTGGCGGCACCCTGGCGGCCGGATTGGTGGCCAACTCCGCCGATGACGGCGATGCTTCAGTGGGCGGCGACCAGGCGTCAGGAACTAGAGCCAAAGTAGCGGTGGTGGGCCAACTGCCTGCAGCTGCCTTGGCCGTGTTGGAACCGGTCGAAGTAGCCAACGCCGAAGCGGCGGCCAAAAAGGTGGAAGATGGCGAGGTCGAGGCCGGCGTGGTGATGGGCGACGACTTGCCCGTGGTGTTGGCCAAGACCGAAGTGCCGGACAAGGTAATGGCTGCGCTGACCGTGGTCCCGGCGGTCAAGATCCTGGAACCGGCCAGAGTCTCGCCAACGGTGGCTTTGATCGCCACCATGGTCTCGGTCATCCTGTTCTACTTTGTCGTCATGATATTTGGCCAGGTCACAGCCCAAAACACGGTAGTCGAAAAGCAGACCAGAGTGGTTGAGATCCTGCTAACCTCGGTCCCGGCCAAGACTCTGCTGGCGGGCAAGGTGGTGGGCAACGCCATTATGGCGATGTGTCAGATTGTGCTGATGTTGGCGGCCGGAGTCCTTGGTTTGGTGGTGACGGGCAAGACTTCGGTGCTGCCAACGGTCTCGAGCTCGCTGATCTGGTTCGTGGTGCTCTTTGTGCTGGGTTTCTTACTGTTCTCGTCGCTGCTGGCCGGCTGCGCGGCCTTGGTCTCCCGGGTCGAGGATGTCGCGGCTGCCACCATGCCTGTGATCATGCTGATGATCATCCCTTACATTCTGGCGATGGTTCGGCCCAACGATGAGTCCTTCCAGACCGTGCTTTCGATGGTGCCGTTCTCGGCGCCAATGACCATGCCGGCTCGGGTCCTGACCACCGATGTGCCGCCTTGGCAGTTGGCCACTTCGCTGGCGCTGCTGGCCCTGACGGCCTGGGGCGCAGTCTGGTTGGGTGGCAAGCTGTACGAGACATCACTGCTGCGCATGGGCACCCGTGTTAAGTTCAGCCAAGCCTTCCGCACCAACGACTGA